The DNA region TGACTTACCTGAAGTGAAGATGACAGGAAGAAGTCTGAAATCTGAAACAGAGACGTGTAAAGGTTGATCCTGATCTCTTCTGATTGTACTCATCACACAGATCATCACACAGCGGAACTATGTGCTGTAAAATGTATGAAACcaactactgctaaagctgaattttatcacaataaattctgctctctcacagactcccggaaactatttgctacatttaaatcactactcaaccctccgcctcctcctccggctacatgccttacggctgaaacacttgcctcattctttactggcaaagtggcggccatcagcaaccagtttactgatgcacaatgtagcagtcctactacatcctctactgcccggtgtccctccaccgaaggcgttgctttctcctcgttcactcctctcactgagaacgagacactggctctcctaacacgtagccgtcctactacgtgtccgcttgacccaattccttcaaacctactgcaaactatcgcacctgcaatcattccggctatcactcacacgatcaattcctctttaacttctggtgtattcccgactgctttcaaacaagcacacgtgacaccactgcttaaaaagccttctctcaaccccgcccaggttgacaactacagaccggtctcactgctaccctttctctctaaaacactagaaagagcagttctaaatcaggtctctggcttcctctcccagaatgaccttctggaccagaaccaatctgggttcaaaaaaggacactctaccgagacggctctgttgtctgtgactgaagcgttgaaaactgccagagctgcaggtcagtcctcagtgctcattctgctggacctccggccgcatttgacacagtcaaccatgacttcctcctaactatactttcaaacatggggatcgcagacaatgtgctgtcatggttcagatcgtacctcactgggcgctcgttcaaggtgtcgtggcaaggacagctgtcctcagcccgctccttatccactggggttccccaaggttcggtactgggaccccttctcttctccatatacaccacctctcttggtcaggttgtccgctcacacggattttcctaccattgctttgctgatgacacccagctatacctgtcgttctcacctgaagatcactcaatctctgcacggatatcgcagtgtctctctgacatatcctcatggatgaaggaacatcaccttcaattaaatctctcaaagactgaacttctggttataccagcaaaaccatcttttcaacacaacttctctataagtatcgactctctctctctctctctcaccgacaaaggttgctaggaacctgggtgttctggttgatgaccaactatCCTTctcgcaccatgtggcctcagttgctcggtcctgccgctttgcgctctataacatccgaaaaattagaccgttcttgacgcaacaggccacccaactcctggtgcaagcggtcgtcatctcacgcctcgactactgcaatgccctgctaactggcctcccggcctgtgtagtaaaaccactccagatgatccagaacgcagcagcacgtctggtcttcaaccagccaaaacgggcacatgtcaccccgctgctcattgagctccattggctaccagttgatgctcgcatcaaattcaaagctcttacaatcgcctacaaggtgatgacagaacaggctccttcctacctgcactcactcctgaaggcttacgctacctcccggccgctgcgctcctccaatgaacgtcgcctcgctttgcctaacattcacacaaagcaatccagactgttctcatacagagttccccaatggtggaacaaactaccttccactaccagatcaggagaatctctcgctatctttaagaaactcctgaagacagagctcttcaaagagcacttactctcttaacacctctaacacactaactacttctaacctcatttccttgttcccctccttcactcctctatcctattattcccctttgacctccttttatccctatccaacgATGTTTTACccttaaacttattttacattgtacttgactattgtaagtcgctttggacaaaagtgtctgccaaatgtaatgtaatgtaatgtaatgtaatgaaataaatTCCTACAGTAACAATTTTAAAAGTGACTCATTTCCACATTCAGAGTAGATACCAAACCACATTTTAAGTTACTATTTTCTCCAGATTATTATCAGCATTTCTCTTCACTTACCAGagttcttcttccttttcttccaCATTAAAACTCCAGCAAAGCCCAGGAGGATGACAAGCAGAAGAACAGCCAGAACCACACCAATAATGACACCCACTGACCCTCTATCTGCAACACCAACGACAGTTACATCAAGATCTTTATTACATGATTTGTCAATTAGTATacttttaaactgaaataaaagtgCTCCTACCTAGCAGGACTCTACAGTCAGACACCTGTAGGACTATCTCCTTCTCCATTCCCTCATGCTGAACTACACAGGTGTAGTTATTGTTCTTCAGCTCCTCAGGTGAGACGGTCAGAATGCTTCTCTTCTGGAAGGTTCCATCCTGGTTAGGCAGCGTCTGTCTGAGCTCCACGTCCTCATTCAGATCCTCTCCGTTCTTCTGCCAGGAGATCATCACTGCTTTGGGGAAGAATCCTGTAGCGTGACACACCACTGGAGAAGAATAGTCCTTCTGGAACACAGACACCTCAGGACGACctggagggacagagagaaagaggaagagattaCAGTCAAGATCTCTATGGATAAAAAGGGTACAATAAGTTGGAAGACAGGCGCATTTTTCTATGTGTACTGCACCTGTGGTTCATTAAAGGTCCATGAAATTGGTCTGTTTAAAGCCATGGATGATGTGGTTTTATCCTCTTCCATTTTATGTAAATGAAGCCAAAGGTTTCTGCCATATTTGCAAGTTTGCAGGGAGAGCCAGAATCACCCACATGTTTGGTAGACCTGGCTCCTTCTCTCAGACTGCCTGCATTAAGCCTAAAAGACCAGAAGCAGGGTGGATTTTCCCCATGGAAACTATACATTtccatttccatcaaattaccaAGACCACTCAATCGAAGCTTCTACACTCCAGGTTAACCCCCAAGCTACTTTGAAAGAATCAATATGCACTGATTACTATGACTATGCTATGCTGACACTGATGGCCCAGGACAGAAAATAGCACAAACAAAGTAAAAATACTACTGAGGCCAGCATGTCTAACTACATAATCTTCTTCACCATTAGTGAAGTACTTTTCATCAGTATGttggtaaaaataaactgtaaccCTAAAGGTGTTTTAAGAACATCTattgagtttattatatatatatgggtcAATGACATATAAAGATTTTCAACATgccaattttaaaatacaaaaaataagagtaTCTGTTGCAATTGCTCAAAGATTTAAAATGTGAACACATAAACTCATATTAAAATTTTTGATTGAGTGATTTTAGTGTATTTTCATTAAGAAGAATTGGCCTTGGCCTTACAAAATGTTGTGGTGCGACTGtgatttatgtttaaattaatacatttccttaatatagtttatttttattttacaaattcccACTAATATAAAGTGTCCAGAAATAAAGTATTTGCATTTAATGTAGTTAATAGGGTAATTTTTCCTGTGAATcctataaaactgttaaaatgttttctaacacaCCATTAACTTAAGCATACATTATCAATAGTTAATATTTTAGCAACAGAAAATTGAATAAATTTAATACAGTAACTGTTATTATAGGTTGCACCACATGATGAGTGGTCGCTCCAAATGACATAAAGTactgtatcattattatttaactatttatagagatcaataaacaataaatttcatacaaaacaagatttttattattttttttttcccattttctccccaatttacatgaccaattaATCAACTCACTCAttactctccctatcactagtgatgctccaacaccaggagggttatgaagactagcacatgcctcctccgacacgtgtgaagtcagactccacctctttttgaactgctgctgatgcagcattgccgagtagcatcacagtgcactcggaggaaagcacagtgactcggttctgatacatcagctcacaaacacCACATGCTGTGGGTACAGTAGTACCAtctactactgtacccacccagagagagcaaggccaattgtgctctctcatggctccagcagctgatggcaagctgcatgactgggattcgaactggcgatctcctgatcataatggcagcgcttagcctgctggaccacccgGAGCCCTGATTTAAACCAGATTCAATTAAAATTTCAAAGATTTGCCATGAACACAAAtgtttcataaagtttttttttttgtcaaaaatctcACCACAATGTAATTTGTGTAATACATAAGTGTTATGATGTGTTTAATGTGACATTAATTATTACAGATACACTAGCTAATGAACATGTGTCATTTAACCTCTTTGTGGTAAAAGCAATGTAACAGCCTCAGATGTCTTGTTGCTTTCATGACAGATAAATatgacataacaataaaacaataaagagtattaaaTTCTCCTGCTAATTAACCGTACTGGAATCACCAGTAAGTTATCTACATGTATGTGTACCATAGTAATAGAAGTGCCAgcattctggaaaaaaataacagaatggacatgcaggtgtgtgtgatgtataCTCAACAACAGCAATGCATATTTTATATGGATGATTTTAAATTTTATCATTCTGTAAAACATGACATGATGGAACTAAAAATAAATCATGTGCATTAAGAAGGTGGACGCTTTACAGATTTATATGATGTGTAATTTAACCTTGcagatattaatataataaatataaatatatataattatataataaatattatatattataaaatatataataaaaatatatatataattaataatgaatCATTCATTTGTTCCTGCTTAATGCATCCTTGCATACTGATGAGTTTATTCTTAATGAATGCCTTCATTAATGTCATGTCATGCACCAttaatataaagtgttaccctaagTAGCTAGTTGCCCGACAGCTCGACAACTATGCACTATAAACCTATTATAAACATAAAACTTCTAAAAATGGTATTACTTTGAGTTGCATAAATCTATTAAACATGCTCATCTCAGTCACTTTATGGTGAGATTTCCTCTGCCAATCGGTCATGAATTTCACAGACAACTTAaagcaaaatacaaaaatagagatGCACTGGtgaaaagaattttttttttagttttgtttttgttgtgtttactGAAGTGCATTTCCAATCACAGTAACTGAATCTATTACTGTACCTTTCTTCAGAGTGTCTTGGCTGTAACGCACAAGACTTTTCAAATCCTCAACACATTCAGTCTGCAGGTAGAGTTTACAGTGAGCAGCCACCTCTTCACTCCAGTTAAGGAGGAAAGAGTTAATGTAAGCAGTGAAGGTCCCAGTTTTAAGATCCAGTCTGATGTAATCCTGTCCATCATAAGCAAAGCCGCTGTAGCCTGTGGTGGTGCCATTATCATCTAGATCGCAGCCATATGCCCACTGCCATGTGTGAATTCCTGTAAAGAAACAAGCCACATCAATGATTTTGTACCCTCTGGTCACTGGCAAGTCTTTCTGAAATATGGAACAATTGCAGAAAATGTTGCTCAACTTAAAATTGTGAATTGTGACGTTGGAGATTCCATACTACAGaccataataatataatttaaaaaaatctaagaatctggagaaatccctgtaCAAAAGGCCAAAAGTCAGTActgaatgctggtgatcttcgggccctcaggagATGATATTATGTGAATGGTGAATAATCCTTGCTCTTTTTATACCCAGAGCTGTTTTCTATTAGTACCACTTGCTTTTTTAAACTTTATACTGCCCtgtcctaactttttttttagaattgtacATACACCCAGCACAGTAACAAAAATCCTTTTGAGACTTAACGCCAACTGGCTACAGCCTCTTAATCTAGTTTACTACACAACTAACTACTAATTGACTCGCAAAGGACAGCAACACTATCCAGTAAGATTAAATGTACAGAAAATATGTTGTATACAACAATATGTCTTGTTAATCTAGCAGTATACATGCCCCTGGGTCAATTTCATCACCCACACTCCTGATTTAGCATAACAATGTAATGATTGGCCCATAGCCCAGGGGCTGATAATACATATGAACTTTGGAAATGTCATCACCATTTGTAGTGTTGTGTCGCATCATAGTCTTAGCCATATTAGCTAAACTCCACTCCTGCTCATCCTTAAACGCATCGCTCTCCCTGCTCCAGAAATCCGCCCCAGCATTCCTCTGTATCCATTCTGTCTTTGGGGTCACTTTTCTAATGTTGCTGTCGTACAACTCAAATGGCCACCCGTCCAATAGACCCAACACAGTATATTCTGGGAATGGAGTTCCCCAGGTGACTGCAGTGGAGATGTACCGTAGAGAATGAGTCGCTGTGGAAATAAGAAATAGCTCACTAAATAAGAAAAGCAGAGAATTTTTTGTAATATAAGCATGTAGgtcaaatacagaaaaaaatagttttacccAGAAGAAATAAACCAACAGgagtgaaacttggtgggtagccaTAGCCACACTGTCATAGAGTAACTCAGAATGACTCAGTGGTTTGTTAATATGTATCACCCATCCAGATTAAAAGAAAGACTCTGAACTGGATTGTGATTAATATAGAGCAGGGGTTCCCAACATTTTGCAACTCACAGCCCACTTAACTCACCACAAAACTTTCCACAGCCAAcaggaatattttattttctatttaaaacaaatatagcATAACCATCAACTTCATCACTTTTTCTGTGAAGCCGAGTGCTGTAGGAAATCACTGCTCTATTTTTTTCATTTGGATTTATGCTGCTTTCCTTAGTTCTCTGGGTCAGAGATACAGTGGCTGCTTTACTTGTTGTTAGTGCAGCTTCAGGGTCTTTTGTTGTGAAAGACCCtgattttaaccatttatccatgATGTGTAAATGTATATAGCACAGGAAAAACGCTTCACTCAGAGTCATATGACTGAATTTTTGCAGAaattttgttttatgtaaaaacGTGTAAATAGTAAAACATTTTCGTTCAAATGATACCAATATATCAAGAATGCATTGGTCAGAGGGAAACTAGGAAACAAGGAATTATATCTCTTATTTCTAATCCTGGTAAAGACTGCTATTGGACACTCTTGACAATAGATTATAAAAACGTAGCTATGGTCTATGCAAACAGACTAAAGACAGGCCTTTTTAATacgtttaattacagttttcatgcatcttgacatgttctcctccaccagactaatacaatacaatgcctttactcctggagcaacaattcaagcagttcagtttggtttgatgtacagcttgtgatcatccatcttcctcttgattatattccagaggttttcaatttgttaaaattaaagaaactcatcatttgtaagtggtctcctacctttttccagagctgtaatatcGATTAGACTTCCTCAGTAAATGTATTAATGTTgtcatttatatttttgttatctcTTACGttgttttatgttgtttaatTATGTGAATTTCCCTGTGTTTCATGAGTATATTTTATTCATGAGTACCTAATCTTTTATCTAAAAAATACAGATATTATGGTATTTTTTCGATCGTTAATTGTACAAACGTTAATTGTACGAATGTTTTTTCAAATGTTAATTGTCCTTAATGAATACCTAAAAACAGTACACCCAAACAATACGCCAAAAATGAAAGTGTAATAAAGCATTAAGTGTTGAATTTAGGAGATGTGGAGTGGGTCAGTACTGTAGGCAACCTTACTGTGTTTCAACAAGGGCAGGGGTATTTTCGTCAAGTTCCATTATAAAGGTCCCTCTCGGGAATGTGTGgactgaggacagctgtcctagCCATGACACCTGGActgagcgcccagtgaggtatcatttgatgaaagaTGACAGATGAAATCTAAGTATCATGAATGTAATATttatgtaaccagatttaagaagggtgCATTTCTTTGGAGGCTGACTAAAATTAGTTGTATGATCAGGATAACTGTTATTAGTATAGTATCATATTAatgtcctacatcttacaattacattttgtcacatctaaaacacatttttaggaAACATATTACCATTAATGATCAAACTGATGCAAATTATTAAATAAAGTgcccactcaaataaacatattgtaactttatattaatgttatttcaGACCAgttattttaatatgttgtgGTGTTACGAATTTTAAGCAGCTCTTATCCCAGATAGCAAAGgaacattgaatcaatgttgattttggggtttttttggtcagttttggttGTTGATCAAAAATCAACTATAATTCAACATTGTTATTGGGTTTAGGTCTTAACTGTTGTTCAACATtgaaaagaagacatggaatcaacattgtTTTTGGGTTTAGGTCCTAACTGTTATTTAACATtgaaaagaagacatggaatcaacattgtTTTTGGGTTTAAGTCTTAACTGTTATTTAACATtgaaaagaagacatggaatcaacattgtTTTTGGGTTTAGGTCTTAACTGTTATTTAACATtgaaaagaagacatggaatcaacattgtTTTTGGGGTTAGGTCTTAACTGTTATTTAACATtgaaaagaagacatggaatcaacattgtTTTTGGGTTTAGGTCTTAACTGTTATTTAACATCgaaaagaagacatggaatcaacattgtTATTGGTTACAATCTACAATGCAACCCTGATAGCAGACGACTCTGATCCAGATCTGGTTTTCCTCCGGCAAACCCGCATAACAGTCactgctgttttttgtttttggcccGGATCCAACACAGAATTGTCTTAGAATAGCTGAGTCTGTTACAGATCTGTCTTCATGTCGGCAAACCAAATCTGGTCTGCTTATTTGGGCCAGAAGTGGTCCTAACATTGCTGTTTTCCAGAGTGCACCTATGTAAATCACAGCTACAATACAAAAGCAAACAAATTATTTGAcacttttgagtaaaaaaaaaaaaaaaaaacctgtatgagtggatgtttaattattttttttttttggtggttggGGGGTGTAATGACTTATTCAGCAGCCAAGTCACACAATAATTGGGTCCCTTCGCCTAATAATATAgaggaaaaaaacaaagattttgtTTTTTCGGTGTgggaaatttttattttttaaatatgaattatttagttcACTGATGAGTCATTATTTTCAATTGAGTAATTATTTCTAGTTACAAACAAATACATCGATCAAGTAGTTCCAGTCACGGCGCATGGATATTTTAACAGCTCCATTTTATGCGCCAATTAGCTGGAAGGACAAACTGAGggggaaaagagaagaaaacagaaaagaaaaagccTGAAGAGGGAGCTGCTGTTTTCCAGGTAAGCTGTACTTTTAAATA from Astyanax mexicanus isolate ESR-SI-001 chromosome 22, AstMex3_surface, whole genome shotgun sequence includes:
- the LOC125786766 gene encoding major histocompatibility complex class I-related gene protein-like gives rise to the protein MIKILIFLIFTPQLTSAATHSLRYISTAVTWGTPFPEYTVLGLLDGWPFELYDSNIRKVTPKTEWIQRNAGADFWSRESDAFKDEQEWSLANMAKTMMRHNTTNGIHTWQWAYGCDLDDNGTTTGYSGFAYDGQDYIRLDLKTGTFTAYINSFLLNWSEEVAAHCKLYLQTECVEDLKSLVRYSQDTLKKGRPEVSVFQKDYSSPVVCHATGFFPKAVMISWQKNGEDLNEDVELRQTLPNQDGTFQKRSILTVSPEELKNNNYTCVVQHEGMEKEIVLQVSDCRVLLDRGSVGVIIGVVLAVLLLVILLGFAGVLMWKKRKKNSGK